Genomic segment of Terriglobia bacterium:
GGTGCACGCCGGCGCCCCCGAGGATGCGCTCGGGAGCGCGGTGACTCCCATCTACCAGACGTCCACGTTCCACTTCAACAGCGCGCAGGACGGAGCCGATCGCTTCGCGGGCCGCTCGGACGGGTTCATTTACACGCGACTCGGGAACCCGACGATCCGCGCGCTCGAGAACTGCGTCGCCGAGATCGAGGAAGGTGCCGGCGCGGTCGCGACCAGCTCCGGCATGGCCGCGGTCACGACCGCCTACCTTTCCCTCCTCGGGAGCGGCGACCACCTCGTCAGCACGGCTTCGGTTTACGGGCCCACGCGGACCTTGATGGAGAAGCACCTTTCGAGGTTCGGTGTCTCGGCCAGCTACGTGGACACGTCGGATCTCGGCCTCGTGCGCTCCGCGCTCCGGCCGGAAACTAAGATGCTCTACGTCGAGACCCCCTCCAACCCGCTGATGCAGATCACCGACCTCAAAGCCATCGCCGCCCTGGCCCACGAGCGCGGCGCGATGCTGGTGGTCGACAGCACCTTCGCCTCTCCGTTCCTCCAGAAGCCCCTCACGCGGGGCGCCGACGTCGTCCTTCACTCCGTAACGAAGTTCATCAACGGCCATGCAGACGTCGTGGGCGGGGTGCTGATCGCGCGCGAAGACGCCGTTTACCGGCGCCTGCGCGAGGTGATGATTCTCAGCGGCTGCAACATGGACCCGCACCAAGCCTTCCTGGTGCACCGCGGGATCAAGACGTTGTCGCTTCGCATCGAGCGGGCCCAGGCCAGCGCCTTGGAAATCGCGCGATGGCTCGAGCGGCGCGACGACGTTCGATGGGTCCGCTACCCCGGCCTCCCGTCGCATCCGCAGCACGCCTTGGCTCGCGAGCAGATGAGTGGCCCCGGCGCCATCATCAGCTTCGAGTTGGTCGGCGGGTTCGAGGCCGGCAAGAACCTCATGAACCGGGTCAAGCTCGCGCTCCTCGCAGTCTCCCTGGGAGGCGTCGAGTCGCTGATCGAGCACCCGGCCTCGATGACCCACGCCGGGGTCTCGAAGAGCGAGCGCGAGGCCGCCGGGATCACGGACGGCCTCGTGCGGTACTCGGTGGGCATCGAAGACGTCCGCGACCTCATTGAGGATCTGCGGCAGGGGCTGGAGGGACCGCCGCAGGGATAAATCACCTGGCGGTCCAAGGGCGAATCGTCTCCGGTTAGAACAAATGACTAGGTTGCGAGCCTTGGGTCGAAGGTTCGTTCGAACCATGGGCATGGCTTCCGAAAGAGACGCGAGAGGTCGTCGTCTCGTCGCGGTCAGAGAGTGCATTCTCAACCAGAACGCGCGAGACGAAGGAGCCGCGGCGTCCGCAGCCATGAATTTGGACGTTCTTCGCCTGTGCAACAAATACGAGGTGGGCATTCTGCAGATGCCTTGCCCCGAAATCGCGCTCTCGGGATTCGCGAGAGAAGGACCGTCGGGAAAGTCGATTCGAGACGCTCTCAATACGGACGAAGGCCGCAAGTGTTGCGGACGAATCAGCGTGGGGATTGCCGACCGTTTGGAGGAGTACGTTCGTAAGGATTACGAGGTACTGGCCATTCTGGGGGGGGGATCCCGAGAGTCCTGGGTGCGCGGTGCACAACGGACGCTCCGGCCTTCTGGCCACTTCGGGTGTTCTGATGCGCGAGCTCCAGGACGAGCTGCGCAAGAGAAGCATCGAAGTGCCCTTCAGTGGCATTCGAGATTGTGATCCGACCATGATGGTGGAAGACATCGCGTGGCTGGAAGGGGTGTTGTCAAGAGGGGTGACGTAGGTCTCCTCGTTCCAGCCCAGCTCGACCACACTTTCGCGTGTACGGTGTGGAATCCCATCGCCGCGACCGGCGAAGCTGCGTTGCGGCGATCGAATTGCCAATTCATACTCACGTCTTGTGAATATCCGACGCTTGAAGCCGGAAACGGCGAAGGCGCCCCACATCGCTTCCGTGCCGGTCCCCGACACGCTCGCGGCGCTCCACGTGAACCCCGAGACCGGGCTCACGTACGCCGAGGTGGAGATTCGCCGGAAGGAGCACGGCTACAACGAAGTGGCCGAACACAAGGGGCACCCGTTCCTCCTGTTTCTCGCCAAGTTCTGGGGCCTGTCAGCGTGGATGCTCGAGCTGATCATGGTCCTGTCGGCGGTGCTCAGGAAGTTTTCGGATCTCGCCGTGGTGGGGGCGCTGCTGGTCGTCAACGCCGTGTTGAGCTTCATGCAGGAGCATCGGGCCGCCGGCGTCGTGGAAACGCTGCGGCGCCGATTGCAGGTCAGTGCGCGCGTCCGGCGCGAGGCGAGATGGCAGATCATTCCCGCACGGGATCTTGTCCCGGGCGATATCGTTCGCGTGCGCCCGGGCGACATCATTCCAGCGGATGTCAAGCTCCTGACCGGAGCGCTGAGCGTCGACCAGTCGGCTCTCACGGGCGAGTCGAAGGACGCCGACAAGGTGCTCGGCGGCGTGCTCTCGTCAGGGTCCGTCGTCCGCCGGGGCGAAGGCAACGGCGTCGTCATGCTGACCGGGGCGAAGACCTACTTTGGCCGCACCACGGAGCTCGTGCAGGAGGCGCGACCGAAACTCCACATCGAAGCGGTGGTGGCCAAGGTCGTCCGCTGGCTCTTCGTCATCGTCGGCGCGCTGCTTTGCGTGGTGATCGTGCTGTCTCTGATCCGCGGCACGCCGCTCCTGGAGATGGTTCCACTCATGCTCGTTCTGTTGATGAGCGCGGTGCCGGTCGCTCTCCCCGTCATGTTCACGGTCAGCATGGCCGTCGGGTCGAAGGAGTTGACGAAGCGCGGCGTGCTGGTGACGCGCCTCAGCGCTGCGGAGGATGCCGCGACGATGGATGTGCTCTGCGTGGACAAGACGGGCACGATCACGATGAACCAACTGGCCGTTGCCGCCGTGATCCCGCTGGAGAACGCGAGGGAATCCGACGTGCTGTTCGCCGGCGCACTCGCGTCGCAAGAAGCCAACCAGGATCCGATCGACGTGGCGTTCCTTGCCGCGGCGAAAGAGCGGCACGCCTTCGACGGCGTGCCTGCGGTCGCGCCAGTCTCGTTCGCGCCGTTTGATGCAACTAACCGACGGACGGAAGCCGTCGTCGAACAGAACGGGCAGCGACTGCGCGTGATGAAAGGCGCCGTGCGGACCGTCGCCCAGGTCTGCGGACTCCAGCCCCCGGCGATCGAGGCGCTGGAGGCGCGAGTCGGCGAATCGGCCCTGAAGGGATATCGGACGCTGGCGGTGGCACGCGGCCCCGAGACCGGCACCCCCGCAATGCTCGGATTGGTGACCTTGTATGATCCGCCTCGACCGGACGCCAAGCAGCTCATCGCCACACTCCACGGCCTCGGCGTTCCGGTGAAAATGCTCACCGGCGACGCGCTGGCGGTGGCCAGTGAAATCGCGCACGGAGTCGGGTTGCCCAATATCCGACGTGTGGCGGACCTGAAATCCGCGGACGCTCAGGCCGGCAACGAGGCGGTGGACCTGTTGGCGGGCGCCGATGGTTTCGCTGAGGTGTATCCGGAGGACAAATACATCGTGGTGCAGCACCTACAGGCCGCGGGGCACGTGACCGGCATGACGGGTGACGGCGTCAACGATGCGCCCGCGCTGCGCCAGGCCGAAGTGGGCATCGCCGTCAGCACCGCGACCGACGTCGCCAAGGGCGCTGCCAGCGTCGTCCTGACCGAACCTGGCCTGACGAACATCGTGACGTTGGTCGAACAAGGGCGAACCATCTACCAGCGCATCTTGACTTGGATCATCAACAAGATCAGCCGGACGATCCTGAAGGCGGCCTTCGTGGCCCTGGCCTTCGTCGTGACCGGCAAGTTCGTCGTCTCCGCCTTCGCGATGCTGCTGCTGGTCTTCATGACGGACTTCGCGAAGATCGCCCTTGCCACCGATTGCGTTCGACCGTCCAAGAAACCGGAAACGTGGAACATCGGGGGCTTCATCACGGTGTCCGTGGTGCTGGGCGTCGCGATGGTCGCGGAGGCGCTCCTCCTCTTGAGCATCGGCTGGTCACGTTTCGGATTGGCGACGAGCGACAGTGCCCTCTACACCTTCAGCTTCCTGACGCTGCTTTACTTTGCCGCATTCTCCATCGTGTCCGCGCGGGAGCGCCGCTGGTTCTGGGCGACGATGCCCAGCAAGACCCTCGTGGCTGCCCTCATGGCGGATGCGTTCACGGGCACCGTTCTGACGTTCGTGGGACTCCCGGGACTCCTGCCATTACCTTGGTGGCAAACGCTTGCGATTTTCGCCTATGCGATGGTCTCTTGCCTTGTCGTGAACGACGCCGTGAAGGTCGCGATGATCAAATGGCGCGTTCCGACGGCGGCAGCCTAGGGCGATGGAACTGCTTTCCATCGGCACGAGTCACGAGAGCATCTCGACGGCGGAGACGTGTCGATACGGCACGCACGCGTATCCGGCGTCCTGGGAATTGCATCCCTGCAATGAGCGAGGGACGGCGGATGCGGAAGAGCCCGCGTGACGCCTCGTTGGGCTAGCGCTGGCTTCGCTTCCGCTCCCAGGCGCACCGCTCGACCTGGCGGACGCTCCGCCCCTCGAGGAGGAACGGCCGTGAAGCTGCTGGTGATCTTCTGCTCGGGGTCGAGGATCGACGCGGTGCGCCGGCTCGTGGAGACTCGCGGCGCGCAAGGGTTCACCGAGATTCCCGAGGCGCTCGGCGCCGGGGCGACGGGACGGCATCTGGGCACGCGAGCCTATCCCGGGACCTCGGCAACGATCCTCACCGCCGTCGAGGCGGGAAAGGCGGACGAGTTGGTGGAGGCGCTGCGGGAGTTGTCGAGGACCTGCACCGTCGACGAGGGGATCCGCGTGCTCGTCCTGCCGGTGGAACGGATGATCTAGATGAACGACGACGCGTTTCAGGATTACTACCCGGACGACGTCAGCCATTGTTACGGCTGTGGTCGCCTCAAGCGGGACGGGCTCCGCATCAGGAGCTACTGGGACGGAGACGAGACCGTTTGCACCTTCGAGCCTCGGAGCTGCCACACGGCGATTCCGGGTTACGTCTACGGAGGTCTCATCGCATCGCTGATCGACTGCCACGGCACCGGAACGGCGGCCGCGGTCGCGTACCGCACCCAGGGGCGCGCGATGGACTCCGAGCCGCCACTCCGATTCCTGACCGCGTCTCTCCAGGTCGACTGCCTTCGCCCGACGCCGCTCGGCGTGCCGCTCCAGGTCCGCGCTCGGGTCGAGGAGTTGAAGGGACGCAAGGTCACGGTAATCTCCACCGTGTCCGCGAACGGTGAAGTTTGCGCGCGCGGCCGGGTGGTGGCCGTCCAGATGCCCGAGGGTATGCTGGACTGAAAGGGACCGCGGGTGCGCCGGCCGCCATTCCGCCGACCGAGCATCGGCCGGTGCGTCAAGTTCGCTGCGATCAGATTTTCTTGGTGACCTTTCGGGATCGATCGACTCTAATCGCTTCGTCCCCGCCGGCCGCGACGGCCCGGCGGCAACGGCCCCGGACCCGCCGTGGCCGAAAGGAGAGTCTCTCATGACCCGCTTCTTCGTGACGAACGAGCATCCCATCGAGCGCGGGGCGCGGATCCTGGTCGGTCTCGGGCTTTTGGCGATCGCGTTCTTTGGGCCCAAGACCCCGTGGGGATTCATCGGTGTCCTCCCGCTGCTGACGGGCGCGTCCGGAACGTGCCCGCTTTACTCCCTGCTCGGCGTTTCCACCTGCCCGGCCAGGTCGCGGAAAGCGTCTTAGGCTCTTAGGCGAAGAGGCGAGCCTGGGCGCTCCGGATGCTCGGGGACGCTTCCCTCCCCGGGCCAGCGCTGCGCACGTTCGCGTGAAACGCGGCCGGAGCGGCCTCCCCTTTTGACATCGCGTGAGCCCGGAGCATAGGCTGGGGCGTGATTTCAGGAAGGGATGTCCCGACAGCCGCCCCGGCGATGATCCTCGTGGCCCTGCTCTCGGGCGGCCTCCCCGCCGCCCGAGCGGTCGATCCCCACTTCGAGCGCGTGGGGGCCGACGCCGCCCCCCGCCTGGAGATCGTCACGACCATCTATCAGGATCGGAGCGGGTTCATCTGGCTGGGCTCGCGCGAAGGGCTCACCCTGTACGACGGAAACGCGTTCACGCTCTTCGAGCACGACGCGGCCGACCCGAACTCGATCGCCGACAACGCGATTCGCACGCTCTACGAGGACCGACGAGGCAACCTCTGGGCCGGGACGAACACCGGCGGGCTCGATCGCCTCGACCTCGCGACCCGCGCCTTCCATCACTTCCGCCACGATGCCGACGACCCCTCGTCCCTGAGCTACGACAGCGTTTACGCGATCGTCGAGGACCGGGACGGAGTCCTCTGGGTCGGAACCCAGCGCGGGCTCAACCGTCTCGACCCGACGACCGGGAGATTCCAGCGGTTCCTGGCCGATGCGTCCCGGCCCGGCACACTCGGAGGCGACTACGTGACCTGCCTCTTGGTGGATCGCTCCGAGCGCCTTTGGGTCGGCACGCTGGGGGGAGGCCTGGGCCTCTACGACCGGGCAACCGGCCGGTTCACCGTTTACCGGCACAGCGACGCCCGGCCTGCCTCACTGGGCGACGACGCCGTCTTCGCGCTTCTCGAGGATGATTCGGGCGGCATCTGGGTGGGAACCAATTCGGGCCTGGACCTCATGGATGCCGCCACGGGCCGGTTCCGCCATTTCCGTCACGACGCCAAGGATCCCGCCAGCCTGAGCTACCCGCTGGTGACGTCGCTCGCCTCGGGTCCGCCGGGGAGGATCTGGGTCGGCACTTACGGGGGAGGACTGAACGAGCACGACGTCGCGACCGGTACGTTCCG
This window contains:
- a CDS encoding PaaI family thioesterase, producing the protein MNDDAFQDYYPDDVSHCYGCGRLKRDGLRIRSYWDGDETVCTFEPRSCHTAIPGYVYGGLIASLIDCHGTGTAAAVAYRTQGRAMDSEPPLRFLTASLQVDCLRPTPLGVPLQVRARVEELKGRKVTVISTVSANGEVCARGRVVAVQMPEGMLD
- a CDS encoding DUF2892 domain-containing protein, yielding MTRFFVTNEHPIERGARILVGLGLLAIAFFGPKTPWGFIGVLPLLTGASGTCPLYSLLGVSTCPARSRKAS
- a CDS encoding PLP-dependent aspartate aminotransferase family protein, yielding MNTKQLGFSSKLVHAGAPEDALGSAVTPIYQTSTFHFNSAQDGADRFAGRSDGFIYTRLGNPTIRALENCVAEIEEGAGAVATSSGMAAVTTAYLSLLGSGDHLVSTASVYGPTRTLMEKHLSRFGVSASYVDTSDLGLVRSALRPETKMLYVETPSNPLMQITDLKAIAALAHERGAMLVVDSTFASPFLQKPLTRGADVVLHSVTKFINGHADVVGGVLIAREDAVYRRLREVMILSGCNMDPHQAFLVHRGIKTLSLRIERAQASALEIARWLERRDDVRWVRYPGLPSHPQHALAREQMSGPGAIISFELVGGFEAGKNLMNRVKLALLAVSLGGVESLIEHPASMTHAGVSKSEREAAGITDGLVRYSVGIEDVRDLIEDLRQGLEGPPQG
- a CDS encoding plasma-membrane proton-efflux P-type ATPase, which encodes MKPETAKAPHIASVPVPDTLAALHVNPETGLTYAEVEIRRKEHGYNEVAEHKGHPFLLFLAKFWGLSAWMLELIMVLSAVLRKFSDLAVVGALLVVNAVLSFMQEHRAAGVVETLRRRLQVSARVRREARWQIIPARDLVPGDIVRVRPGDIIPADVKLLTGALSVDQSALTGESKDADKVLGGVLSSGSVVRRGEGNGVVMLTGAKTYFGRTTELVQEARPKLHIEAVVAKVVRWLFVIVGALLCVVIVLSLIRGTPLLEMVPLMLVLLMSAVPVALPVMFTVSMAVGSKELTKRGVLVTRLSAAEDAATMDVLCVDKTGTITMNQLAVAAVIPLENARESDVLFAGALASQEANQDPIDVAFLAAAKERHAFDGVPAVAPVSFAPFDATNRRTEAVVEQNGQRLRVMKGAVRTVAQVCGLQPPAIEALEARVGESALKGYRTLAVARGPETGTPAMLGLVTLYDPPRPDAKQLIATLHGLGVPVKMLTGDALAVASEIAHGVGLPNIRRVADLKSADAQAGNEAVDLLAGADGFAEVYPEDKYIVVQHLQAAGHVTGMTGDGVNDAPALRQAEVGIAVSTATDVAKGAASVVLTEPGLTNIVTLVEQGRTIYQRILTWIINKISRTILKAAFVALAFVVTGKFVVSAFAMLLLVFMTDFAKIALATDCVRPSKKPETWNIGGFITVSVVLGVAMVAEALLLLSIGWSRFGLATSDSALYTFSFLTLLYFAAFSIVSARERRWFWATMPSKTLVAALMADAFTGTVLTFVGLPGLLPLPWWQTLAIFAYAMVSCLVVNDAVKVAMIKWRVPTAAA